The Scomber japonicus isolate fScoJap1 chromosome 13, fScoJap1.pri, whole genome shotgun sequence genome includes a window with the following:
- the pcolcea gene encoding procollagen C-endopeptidase enhancer a — protein MMHVGCVWGLSLFLSLSLGWTKAQETNYTRPVFYCGGDLVADSGFVGSEGFPSFYKPNSRCTWRITVPEGNVVTLSFRIFDLEADSQCRYDYLDVYNGHSNLVQKLGRFCGTFRPGALISTTNTMMLEMGSDGETQGRGFVAYFSGTKPYADDQQFCGGKITKAQGEITTPNWPDKKYPPGTSCSWLITVEPDMVIQVKFDKFLLEADSYCRFDYVAFFNGGEKDDSRLIGKYCGDQAPQPIISTGNVLLVQFVSDLSVVSDGFMAHYTSVPRGTQLTEVHSGSDTRTIPSRPAVKPAARERPAATAKPSAPTAKDVPPPAPEPSERPKPVKPTRGRGTATGGQDRRVPVTRPNGKKPVLQNPLCAKACKRDGTIKTSFCTSEFVITGKVTSMTPGPRGSLNINVSLIKAYKAGRLTITQVGENMAVKLVSQCKKCPVLRRGGNYIIMGQVDEDGRGTLQPGVFTAPYKAPHHKLLMSINNKPC, from the exons GCCAGTGTTCTACTGTGGAGGAGACTTGGTTGCAGACTCAGGCTTTGTTGGTAGCGAGGGGTTCCCAAGCTTTTACAAACCTAACAGCAGATGCACATGGCGCATCACC GTCCCAGAGGGGAATGTGGTCACGCTCTCCTTCCGCATTTTTGACCTGGAAGCTGACTCACAGTGTCGCTACGACTATCTGGATGTTTACAATGGTCATTCCAACTTGGTGCAAAAACTGGGCCGCTTTTGTGGAACTTTCCGACCTGGTGCCCTCATctccaccaccaacaccatGATGCTAGAGATGGGATCTGATGGAGAGACTCAGGGCAGAGGCTTTGTGGCCTATTTCAGTGGAACCAAGCCATATGCAGATG ATCAACAGTTCTGTGGGGGAAAGATAACAAAAGCCCAGGGAGAGATCACGACTCCCAACTGGCCTGACAAGAAATACCCTCCAGGaaccagctgctcctggctTATCACAGTGGAGCCTGATATG GTAATCCAGGTAAAGTTTGATAAGTTCCTCTTGGAGGCTGACTCTTATTGTCGGTTTGACTACGTGGCATTCTTTAATGGTGGAGAGAAAGATGATTCACGCCTGATTGGAAAATACTGTGGCGATCAGGCCCCGCA GCCCATTATCAGCACTGGCAATGTTCTACTGGTCCAGTTTGTGTCTGACCTCAGCGTGGTATCTGATGGATTCATGGCCCACTATACCAGCGTTCCACGTGGTACTCAGTTAACAGAAGTTCACTCAGGATCTGATACGAGAACCATCCCTTCAAGACCTGCTGTTAAACCTGCTGCACGTGAACGCCCCGCTGCCACTGCAAAGCCATCCGCCCCCACTGCCAAAGATGTGCCACCTCCTGCACCTGAGCCCAGCGAGAGACCCAAACCAGTCAAGCCCACGAGAGGCCGTGGAACAGCCACAGGTGGTCAGGACAGGAGGGTGCCTGTCACAAGACCAAATGGAAAGAAGCCTG TCCTTCAAAATCCACTGTGTGCCAAAGCCTGTAAAAGAGATGGAACCATAAAGACCAGTTTCTGCACCAGTGAATTTG TGATAACCGGGAAGGTGACCTCCATGACTCCCGGGCCCCGTGGCAGTCTTAATATTAACGTCTCCCTCATTAAGGCCTACAAAGCAGGCCGGCTAACCATCACACAGGTTGGAGAAAACATGGCGGTTAAGCTGGTGTCACAGTGCAAGAAGTGCCCAGTGCTCCGCAGAG GTGGCAACTACATTATCATGGGTCAAGTGGATGAAGATGGACGTGGTACCTTGCAACCTGGTGTATTCACAGCTCCATACAAAGCCCCACATCACAAATTATTAATGAGTATCAACAACAAACCCTGTTAA